The Halotia branconii CENA392 region CGTCTGGTAATTAATCTCTGCTCAACTGTAACAATTCGAGTCACTCTTACCTTAGAAATTACTCGTAATCCAGTAGTAGCAAAATCTGAATCTGAAGTATCCAAAATAAATTCTTCTGGAGCTATCTTAGTGACATTTTGAGATGAAATGAAACATAGAGTAACATCATTACCATTTCCATCTACCCATAAAACTAAA contains the following coding sequences:
- a CDS encoding type II toxin-antitoxin system PemK/MazF family toxin gives rise to the protein MSLQKGDIVLVPFPFTDLRETKLRPGLVLWVDGNGNDVTLCFISSQNVTKIAPEEFILDTSDSDFATTGLRVISKVRVTRIVTVEQRLITRRIGKLAISQLQQLNTVMSQAFQLT